Proteins from a single region of Primulina tabacum isolate GXHZ01 chromosome 5, ASM2559414v2, whole genome shotgun sequence:
- the LOC142547321 gene encoding acetyl-CoA carboxylase 1-like isoform X1, whose protein sequence is MVLGLKEIQIRGEIRTNVDYTIDLLHALDYKGNKIHTGWLDSRIAMRVRAERPPWYLSVVGGALYKASASSAAMVSEYVGYLEKGQIPPKHISLVSSQVSLNIEGSKYTINMVRGGPGSYRLRMNESEIEAEIHTLRDGGLLMQLNGNSHVIYAEEEAAGTRLLIDGRTCLLQNDHDPSKLVAETPCKLLRYLVIDSSHVEADTPYAEVEVMKMCMPLLSPASGNIHFKMSEGQAMQAGELVARLDLDDPLAVRKAEPFHGSFPLLGPPTALSGKVHQRCAASLNAACMILAGYEHNNDEVVQNLLSCLDNPELPFLQWQECFAVLANRLPKNLRYELETKYKEYEKIPNMQNLDFPAKNLRGVLEAHLNSYPDKEKATQERVVEPLMNLVKSYEGGRESHARVIVQGLFEEYLLVEELFSDNIQADVIERLRLQHKKDLLKIVDIVLSHQGIRSKNKLILRLLEQLVYPNPAAYRDQLIRFSALNHTNYSELALKASQLLEQTKLSELRSSIARILSELEMFTEEGENMDTLKRKSAIDERMEALVNAPLAVEDALVGLFDHSDHTLQRRVVETYVRRLYQPYLVKGSVRMQWHRSGLIASWEFLDEHVDRKDGLGDESSLQKHSERKWGTMVVIKSLQFLPTVISATLRESTHDLQAVLFNGSVHPATSGNMMHIALAGINNQMSLLQDSGDEDQAQERINKLAKILKEKEVSSSLRNTGVSVISCIIQRDEGRGPMRHSFHWSVEKLYYEEEPLLRHLEPPLSMYLELDKLTGYDNIRYTPSRDRQWHLYTVPERSLSIQRMFLRTLVRQPLSDEGLPFHQGLDQKATQSLWTMSFTSRSILRSLMSAIEELERNSHNSTIRADHAHMYLYILRDQQIDDLLPFHKKIHIPDGHEEAAVDKILEDLAHETNASIGVKMHRLGVCVWEVKLWISSEGGANGAWRVVVTNVTGHTCIVHIYREVENSSKERVVYKSTSGQGPLHGCPVNAQYKPLGTIDQKRLLARKSNTTYCYDFPLAFEACLSKSWTQNPGVGKPKDKDILRVTEFIFTDPKGAWGTPLVSVEQQPGVNDVGMVAWRMDMSTPEFPSGRTIFVVSNDVTFKNGSFGPREDAFFQAVTDVACTQKVPLIYLAANSGARISVAEEVKSCFKVGWSDETSPEHGFQYIYLTPEDYARTESSVIAHELKLSSGESRWVIDTIAGKEDGLGVENLTGSGAIASAYSRAYKETFTLTYVTGRTVGIGAYLARLGMRCIQRLDQPIILTGFSALNKLLGLEVYSSHMQLGGPKIMATNGVVHLTVSDDLEGISSILKWLSFVPPYAGGPLPILNPLDPPDRPVEYVPETSCDPRAAICGVIDGSGKWLGGMFDRESFIETLEGWARTVIIGRAKLGGIPVGIVAVETQTMVQVIPADPGQLDSHERVVPQAGQVWFPDSASKTAQALMDFNREELPLFILANWRGFSGGQRDLFEGILQAGSTIVENLRTYKQPVFIYIPMMGELRGGAWVVVDGKINPDHVEMYAEQTARGNVLEPEGLIEIKFRNRELLECMGRIDPGLVTLKTKLLESRTTATHETLEDLHKRIKAREKQLLPLYTQIATKFAELHDTSLRMAAKGVIKEVVEWKKSRSFFYRRLRRRIVEFELVKSLRDAAGQQLDYKSSMDMIKNWFSRSHISGGKESLWMDDEAFFSWKDDSRNYEKVLQDLRVQKILIRLSNMENSPMDLRALPQCLAAFLKKKVDPSIKDKLIDELREVLG, encoded by the exons ATGGTTCTCGGGCTTAAAGAAATTCAGATTAGAGGAGAAATACGCACAAATGTTGATTACACTATTGATCTCTTACAT GCATTAGATTACAAGGGAAATAAAATACATACAGGATGGCTTGATAGCAGAATAGCAATGAGGGTCAGAGCAGAAAGGCCCCCTTGGTATCTCTCGGTCGTCGGCGGTGCTCTTTAC AAAGCGTCTGCTAGTAGTGCAGCCATGGTTTCAGAGTATGTTGGTTATCTTGAAAAAGGACAGATTCCTCCTAAG CATATATCATTGGTCAGTTCTCAAGTTTCCCTGAATATTGAAGGCAGCAAATACACG ATTAATATGGTAAGGGGAGGTCCTGGAAGCTACAGATTGAGGATGAACGAGTCGGAAATTGAAGCAGAAATACATACACTTCGTGATGGAGGTCTACTAATGCAG CTGAATGGAAACAGTCATGTAATATATGCAGAGGAAGAAGCAGCTGGAACACGTCTTCTTATTGATGGGAGGACTTGTTTGCTTCAG AATGACCATGATCCATCCAAATTGGTGGCAGAGACACCATGCAAACTACTAAGATACCTGGTTATAGATAGCAGCCATGTTGAAGCTGACACACCTTATGCTGAGGTTGAGGTCATGAAGATGTGTATGCCCCTTCTTTCACCTGCTTCAGGaaatattcattttaaaatgtCTGAAGGTCAAGCAATGCAG GCTGGTGAACTTGTAGCAAGACTTGACTTGGATGACCCTTTGGCTGTAAGGAAAGCAGAACCATTTCATGGTAGTTTTCCCCTTCTGGGACCTCCAACTGCCTTATCTGGAAAAGTTCATCAACGGTGTGCTGCAAGTTTGAATGCAGCTTGCATGATTCTTGCTGGATACGAGCATAACAATGATGAA GTTGTTCAAAACTTGCTCAGTTGCTTGGACAATCCCGAGCTCCCTTTCCTTCAGTGGCAAGAGTGCTTTGCTGTGCTTGCTAACAGATTGCCTAAAAATCTTAGATATGAG TTGGAAACAAAATATAAGGAGTATGAAAAAATCCCAAATATGCAAAATCTCGACTTCCCTGCAAAAAATTTACGTGGTGTTCTTGAG GCCCATTTGAACTCCTATCCTGATAAAGAAAAAGCAACCCAAGAGCGAGTAGTAGAGCCTCTAATGAACCTTGTAAAATCTTACGAGGGTGGAAGAGAAAGCCACGCTCGTGTCATAGTTCAAGGACTTTTTGAAGAATATTTATTGGTTGAAGAATTATTTAGTGATAATATACAG GCCGATGTGATTGAACGATTAAGGCTTCAACATAAGAAAGATCTCCTGAAGATTGTGGATATTGTACTTTCACATCAG GGCATCAGGAGTAAGAACAAACTGATACTACGCCTCCTGGAACAACTCGTGTATCCTAATCCTGCTGCATACCGCGATCAACTGATCCGCTTTTCTGCACTCAATCACACGAACTACTCAGAG TTAGCATTAAAGGCCAGCCAGTTGCTGGAGCAGACAAAACTAAGTGAGCTTCGTTCCAGTATAGCTAGAATTCTCTCTGAATTAGAAATGTTTACTGAAGAGGGTGAAAACATGGATACTCTTAAAAGAAAAAGTGCCATAGATGAACGCATGGAAGCTCTTGTGAACGCTCCATTGGCAGTTGAAGATGCACTTGTTGGTCTTTTCGACCATAGTGATCACACACTTCAGAGACGAGTTG ttgAGACTTATGTGCGGAGATTATACCAG CCATACCTTGTAAAAGGTAGCGTCAGGATGCAGTGGCACAGATCTGGACTTATAGCTTCGTGGGAGttcttggatgagcatgttgaCAGAAAGGATGGGCTGGGAGATGAATCATCACTTCAAAAGCACAGCGAGAGAAAGTGGGGAACAATGGTCGTTATTAAATCTCTCCAATTCTTGCCTACAGTCATTAGTGCTACATTAAGGGAATCGACACATGACTTGCAAGCTGTTCTTTTTAATGGATCTGTTCATCCAGCTACTTCTGGTAATATGATGCACATTGCATTGGCGGGCATTAACAACCAAATGAGCTTACTTCAGGATAG TGGTGATGAGGATCAGGCTCAAGAGAGAATCAACAAGTTAGCCAAAATATTGAAAGAGAAAGAGGTAAGCTCCAGCCTGAGAAATACAGGAGTGAGTGTAATCAGTTGCATCATTCAGAGAGATGAAGGCAGGGGTCCTATGAGGCACTCCTTTCATTGGTCGGTAGAAAAACTCTACTATGAGGAAGAACCACTATTGCGCCACCTGGAACCTCCCCTATCCATGTACCTCGAGTTG GACAAACTAACAGGTTATGATAATATACGGTATACTCCTTCCAGGGATCGACAGTGGCACCTTTATACTGTTCCAGAGAGGTCATTATCTATCCAGAGGATGTTTCTCAGAACACTTGTAAGGCAACCTCTATCAGACGAAGGTCTGCCTTTTCATCAGGGACTGGATCAAAAAGCGACTCAATCTCTTTGGACCATGTCCTTTACTTCAAGGAGCATTTTGAGGTCCTTAATGTCTGCAATCGAAGAGCTTGAACGTAATTCTCATAATTCTACCATCAGGGCTGACCATGCTCACATGTACCTTTATATCTTGCGCGATCAACAGATAGATGATCTTTTGCCATTCCACAA aAAGATCCACATACCTGATGGACATGAAGAAGCTGCAGTTGATAAAATTTTAGAGGATCTGGCACATGAAACCAATGCATCAATTGGTGTGAAAATGCACCGTTTAGGTGTTTGTGTGTGGGAAGTTAAGCTTTGGATATCATCTGAAGGAGGAGCTAATGGTGCTTGGAGAGTTGTGGTGACAAATGTCACTGGTCACACTTGTATTGTGCAT ATATACAGAGAAGTCGAAAATTCCAGCAAAGAAAGAGTAGTCTATAAGTCAACCTCTGGGCAGGGTCCTTTGCACGGATGCCCTGTTAACGCACAATATAAACCTTTGGGCACTATTGACCAGAAACGTCTTTTAGCTAGGAAAAGCAACACGACTTATTGCTACGACTTTCCGCTG GCATTTGAGGCATGTTTGAGCAAATCCTGGACCCAAAATCCTGGTGTTGGCAAGCCAAAAGATAAAGACATCCTCCGTGTCACAGAGTTTATTTTTACCGATCCGAAAGGTGCATGGGGTACTCCTCTAGTTTCTGTTGAGCAACAACCGGGAGTAAATGATGTTGGCATGGTAGCCTGGCGTATGGACATGTCCACACCTGAATTTCCTTCTGGAAGAACAATTTTTGTCGTATCAAATGATGTAACCTTCAAAAATGGTTCATTTGGCCCCAGAGAAGATGCGTTTTTTCAGGCGGTAACTGATGTAGCTTGTACTCAGAAAGTACCTCTAATTTATCTGGCAGCAAATTCAGGGGCTCGTATTAGTGTAGCAGAGGAAGTTAAATCTTGCTTTAAAGTTGGTTGGTCTGATGAAACAAGTCCTGAGCATGGTTTCCAATATATTTACCTAACTCCCGAGGATTATGCTCGCACTGAATCTTCTGTCATAGCACATGAGTTAAAGCTCTCAAGTGGTGAAAGCCGATGGGTAATCGATACTATCGCAGGTAAGGAAGATGGTTTAGGGGTCGAAAACTTAACTGGTAGTGGTGCCATTGCCAGTGCATATTCAAGGGCATACAAGGAAACATTTACTCTGACCTATGTCACAGGTAGAACTGTAGGGATCGGTGCTTATCTTGCACGTCTTGGTATGAGGTGCATACAAAGACTCGATCAGCCCATTATTCTCACTGGTTTTTCTGCTTTGAATAAGCTTCTAGGCCTGGAGGTGTACAGCTCCCACATGCAACTCGGTGGACCCAAAATTATGGCGACTAATGGGGTCGTTCATCTCACTGTCTCGGATGATCTTGAGGGGATATCATCCATTTTAAAGTGGTTAAGCTTTGTTCCTCCATATGCTGGTGGGCCACTTCCAATTTTGAATCCATTGGATCCTCCTGATAGGCCAGTTGAATATGTACCAGAGACGTCCTGTGATCCCAGAGCAGCTATTTGTGGTGTTATCGATGGTTCTGGGAAGTGGCTCGGAGGCATGTTTGATAGGGAAAGCTTTATTGAGACTCTGGAAGGCTGGGCAAGAACGGTTATCATTGGCCGTGCAAAACTTGGAGGAATTCCTGTGGGAATTGTTGCTGTTGAGACTCAAACTATGGTGCAAGTGATTCCTGCAGATCCTGGACAGCTTGATTCACATGAAAGAGTTGTTCCCCAAGCAGGGCAGGTTTGGTTTCCCGATTCTGCGTCTAAGACTGCTCAAGCCTTGATGGATTTTAACAGAGAAGAGCTGCCTCTCTTCATTCTTGCAAACTGGAGAGGATTTTCTGGTGGACAGAGGGACCTATTTGAAGGTATATTACAAGCTGGATCGACAATTGTTGAGAATCTTAGAACATACAAACAACCCGTTTTCATATACATACCCATGATGGGTGAGCTCCGTGGCGGTGCTTGGGTGGTTGTGGATGGTAAGATCAATCCAGACCATGTCGAAATGTATGCAGAACAAACAGCCAGAGGAAATGTCCTTGAGCCAGAAGGTTTGATCGAGATCAAATTTCGAAATAGAGAATTGCTGGAATGCATGGGTAGAATCGACCCTGGGCTAGTTACTCTAAAGACAAAACTTCTAGAATCCAGAACCACTGCCACACATGAAACTCTTGAAGATTTACATAAACGAATAAAAGCACGCGAAAAACAGCTTTTGCCACTGTACACTCAGATAGCTACAAAATTTGCGGAGCTGCATGATACTTCCCTTAGAATGGCTGCAAAAGGTGTTATCAAAGAAGTTGTAGAATGGAAAaaatctcgatctttcttctATAGAAGATTGCGCCGGAGAATTGTCGAGTTTGAATTGGTCAAGTCTCTTAGAGATGCTGCTGGCCAACAGCTCGATTATAAATCATCAATGGACATGATTAAGAATTGGTTCTCAAGATCACACATTTCAGGAGGGAAAGAAAGTTTGTGGATGGACGATGAAGCTTTCTTTTCATGGAAGGATGATTCAAGAAACTATGAAAAAGTACTACAGGACTTGCGTGTTCAAAAGATATTGATACGGTTGTCGAACATGGAAAACTCCCCAATGGATTTACGCGCACTACCTCAATGTCTTGCTGCATTCCTGAAAAAAAAA GTGGATCCATCAATCAAAGATAAATTGATTGATGAACTAAGAGAGGTGCTAGGTTAA
- the LOC142547321 gene encoding acetyl-CoA carboxylase 1-like isoform X2 produces the protein MCGLIFLSSLGEVFMNFQTHNLALDYKGNKIHTGWLDSRIAMRVRAERPPWYLSVVGGALYKASASSAAMVSEYVGYLEKGQIPPKHISLVSSQVSLNIEGSKYTINMVRGGPGSYRLRMNESEIEAEIHTLRDGGLLMQLNGNSHVIYAEEEAAGTRLLIDGRTCLLQNDHDPSKLVAETPCKLLRYLVIDSSHVEADTPYAEVEVMKMCMPLLSPASGNIHFKMSEGQAMQAGELVARLDLDDPLAVRKAEPFHGSFPLLGPPTALSGKVHQRCAASLNAACMILAGYEHNNDEVVQNLLSCLDNPELPFLQWQECFAVLANRLPKNLRYELETKYKEYEKIPNMQNLDFPAKNLRGVLEAHLNSYPDKEKATQERVVEPLMNLVKSYEGGRESHARVIVQGLFEEYLLVEELFSDNIQADVIERLRLQHKKDLLKIVDIVLSHQGIRSKNKLILRLLEQLVYPNPAAYRDQLIRFSALNHTNYSELALKASQLLEQTKLSELRSSIARILSELEMFTEEGENMDTLKRKSAIDERMEALVNAPLAVEDALVGLFDHSDHTLQRRVVETYVRRLYQPYLVKGSVRMQWHRSGLIASWEFLDEHVDRKDGLGDESSLQKHSERKWGTMVVIKSLQFLPTVISATLRESTHDLQAVLFNGSVHPATSGNMMHIALAGINNQMSLLQDSGDEDQAQERINKLAKILKEKEVSSSLRNTGVSVISCIIQRDEGRGPMRHSFHWSVEKLYYEEEPLLRHLEPPLSMYLELDKLTGYDNIRYTPSRDRQWHLYTVPERSLSIQRMFLRTLVRQPLSDEGLPFHQGLDQKATQSLWTMSFTSRSILRSLMSAIEELERNSHNSTIRADHAHMYLYILRDQQIDDLLPFHKKIHIPDGHEEAAVDKILEDLAHETNASIGVKMHRLGVCVWEVKLWISSEGGANGAWRVVVTNVTGHTCIVHIYREVENSSKERVVYKSTSGQGPLHGCPVNAQYKPLGTIDQKRLLARKSNTTYCYDFPLAFEACLSKSWTQNPGVGKPKDKDILRVTEFIFTDPKGAWGTPLVSVEQQPGVNDVGMVAWRMDMSTPEFPSGRTIFVVSNDVTFKNGSFGPREDAFFQAVTDVACTQKVPLIYLAANSGARISVAEEVKSCFKVGWSDETSPEHGFQYIYLTPEDYARTESSVIAHELKLSSGESRWVIDTIAGKEDGLGVENLTGSGAIASAYSRAYKETFTLTYVTGRTVGIGAYLARLGMRCIQRLDQPIILTGFSALNKLLGLEVYSSHMQLGGPKIMATNGVVHLTVSDDLEGISSILKWLSFVPPYAGGPLPILNPLDPPDRPVEYVPETSCDPRAAICGVIDGSGKWLGGMFDRESFIETLEGWARTVIIGRAKLGGIPVGIVAVETQTMVQVIPADPGQLDSHERVVPQAGQVWFPDSASKTAQALMDFNREELPLFILANWRGFSGGQRDLFEGILQAGSTIVENLRTYKQPVFIYIPMMGELRGGAWVVVDGKINPDHVEMYAEQTARGNVLEPEGLIEIKFRNRELLECMGRIDPGLVTLKTKLLESRTTATHETLEDLHKRIKAREKQLLPLYTQIATKFAELHDTSLRMAAKGVIKEVVEWKKSRSFFYRRLRRRIVEFELVKSLRDAAGQQLDYKSSMDMIKNWFSRSHISGGKESLWMDDEAFFSWKDDSRNYEKVLQDLRVQKILIRLSNMENSPMDLRALPQCLAAFLKKKVDPSIKDKLIDELREVLG, from the exons GCATTAGATTACAAGGGAAATAAAATACATACAGGATGGCTTGATAGCAGAATAGCAATGAGGGTCAGAGCAGAAAGGCCCCCTTGGTATCTCTCGGTCGTCGGCGGTGCTCTTTAC AAAGCGTCTGCTAGTAGTGCAGCCATGGTTTCAGAGTATGTTGGTTATCTTGAAAAAGGACAGATTCCTCCTAAG CATATATCATTGGTCAGTTCTCAAGTTTCCCTGAATATTGAAGGCAGCAAATACACG ATTAATATGGTAAGGGGAGGTCCTGGAAGCTACAGATTGAGGATGAACGAGTCGGAAATTGAAGCAGAAATACATACACTTCGTGATGGAGGTCTACTAATGCAG CTGAATGGAAACAGTCATGTAATATATGCAGAGGAAGAAGCAGCTGGAACACGTCTTCTTATTGATGGGAGGACTTGTTTGCTTCAG AATGACCATGATCCATCCAAATTGGTGGCAGAGACACCATGCAAACTACTAAGATACCTGGTTATAGATAGCAGCCATGTTGAAGCTGACACACCTTATGCTGAGGTTGAGGTCATGAAGATGTGTATGCCCCTTCTTTCACCTGCTTCAGGaaatattcattttaaaatgtCTGAAGGTCAAGCAATGCAG GCTGGTGAACTTGTAGCAAGACTTGACTTGGATGACCCTTTGGCTGTAAGGAAAGCAGAACCATTTCATGGTAGTTTTCCCCTTCTGGGACCTCCAACTGCCTTATCTGGAAAAGTTCATCAACGGTGTGCTGCAAGTTTGAATGCAGCTTGCATGATTCTTGCTGGATACGAGCATAACAATGATGAA GTTGTTCAAAACTTGCTCAGTTGCTTGGACAATCCCGAGCTCCCTTTCCTTCAGTGGCAAGAGTGCTTTGCTGTGCTTGCTAACAGATTGCCTAAAAATCTTAGATATGAG TTGGAAACAAAATATAAGGAGTATGAAAAAATCCCAAATATGCAAAATCTCGACTTCCCTGCAAAAAATTTACGTGGTGTTCTTGAG GCCCATTTGAACTCCTATCCTGATAAAGAAAAAGCAACCCAAGAGCGAGTAGTAGAGCCTCTAATGAACCTTGTAAAATCTTACGAGGGTGGAAGAGAAAGCCACGCTCGTGTCATAGTTCAAGGACTTTTTGAAGAATATTTATTGGTTGAAGAATTATTTAGTGATAATATACAG GCCGATGTGATTGAACGATTAAGGCTTCAACATAAGAAAGATCTCCTGAAGATTGTGGATATTGTACTTTCACATCAG GGCATCAGGAGTAAGAACAAACTGATACTACGCCTCCTGGAACAACTCGTGTATCCTAATCCTGCTGCATACCGCGATCAACTGATCCGCTTTTCTGCACTCAATCACACGAACTACTCAGAG TTAGCATTAAAGGCCAGCCAGTTGCTGGAGCAGACAAAACTAAGTGAGCTTCGTTCCAGTATAGCTAGAATTCTCTCTGAATTAGAAATGTTTACTGAAGAGGGTGAAAACATGGATACTCTTAAAAGAAAAAGTGCCATAGATGAACGCATGGAAGCTCTTGTGAACGCTCCATTGGCAGTTGAAGATGCACTTGTTGGTCTTTTCGACCATAGTGATCACACACTTCAGAGACGAGTTG ttgAGACTTATGTGCGGAGATTATACCAG CCATACCTTGTAAAAGGTAGCGTCAGGATGCAGTGGCACAGATCTGGACTTATAGCTTCGTGGGAGttcttggatgagcatgttgaCAGAAAGGATGGGCTGGGAGATGAATCATCACTTCAAAAGCACAGCGAGAGAAAGTGGGGAACAATGGTCGTTATTAAATCTCTCCAATTCTTGCCTACAGTCATTAGTGCTACATTAAGGGAATCGACACATGACTTGCAAGCTGTTCTTTTTAATGGATCTGTTCATCCAGCTACTTCTGGTAATATGATGCACATTGCATTGGCGGGCATTAACAACCAAATGAGCTTACTTCAGGATAG TGGTGATGAGGATCAGGCTCAAGAGAGAATCAACAAGTTAGCCAAAATATTGAAAGAGAAAGAGGTAAGCTCCAGCCTGAGAAATACAGGAGTGAGTGTAATCAGTTGCATCATTCAGAGAGATGAAGGCAGGGGTCCTATGAGGCACTCCTTTCATTGGTCGGTAGAAAAACTCTACTATGAGGAAGAACCACTATTGCGCCACCTGGAACCTCCCCTATCCATGTACCTCGAGTTG GACAAACTAACAGGTTATGATAATATACGGTATACTCCTTCCAGGGATCGACAGTGGCACCTTTATACTGTTCCAGAGAGGTCATTATCTATCCAGAGGATGTTTCTCAGAACACTTGTAAGGCAACCTCTATCAGACGAAGGTCTGCCTTTTCATCAGGGACTGGATCAAAAAGCGACTCAATCTCTTTGGACCATGTCCTTTACTTCAAGGAGCATTTTGAGGTCCTTAATGTCTGCAATCGAAGAGCTTGAACGTAATTCTCATAATTCTACCATCAGGGCTGACCATGCTCACATGTACCTTTATATCTTGCGCGATCAACAGATAGATGATCTTTTGCCATTCCACAA aAAGATCCACATACCTGATGGACATGAAGAAGCTGCAGTTGATAAAATTTTAGAGGATCTGGCACATGAAACCAATGCATCAATTGGTGTGAAAATGCACCGTTTAGGTGTTTGTGTGTGGGAAGTTAAGCTTTGGATATCATCTGAAGGAGGAGCTAATGGTGCTTGGAGAGTTGTGGTGACAAATGTCACTGGTCACACTTGTATTGTGCAT ATATACAGAGAAGTCGAAAATTCCAGCAAAGAAAGAGTAGTCTATAAGTCAACCTCTGGGCAGGGTCCTTTGCACGGATGCCCTGTTAACGCACAATATAAACCTTTGGGCACTATTGACCAGAAACGTCTTTTAGCTAGGAAAAGCAACACGACTTATTGCTACGACTTTCCGCTG GCATTTGAGGCATGTTTGAGCAAATCCTGGACCCAAAATCCTGGTGTTGGCAAGCCAAAAGATAAAGACATCCTCCGTGTCACAGAGTTTATTTTTACCGATCCGAAAGGTGCATGGGGTACTCCTCTAGTTTCTGTTGAGCAACAACCGGGAGTAAATGATGTTGGCATGGTAGCCTGGCGTATGGACATGTCCACACCTGAATTTCCTTCTGGAAGAACAATTTTTGTCGTATCAAATGATGTAACCTTCAAAAATGGTTCATTTGGCCCCAGAGAAGATGCGTTTTTTCAGGCGGTAACTGATGTAGCTTGTACTCAGAAAGTACCTCTAATTTATCTGGCAGCAAATTCAGGGGCTCGTATTAGTGTAGCAGAGGAAGTTAAATCTTGCTTTAAAGTTGGTTGGTCTGATGAAACAAGTCCTGAGCATGGTTTCCAATATATTTACCTAACTCCCGAGGATTATGCTCGCACTGAATCTTCTGTCATAGCACATGAGTTAAAGCTCTCAAGTGGTGAAAGCCGATGGGTAATCGATACTATCGCAGGTAAGGAAGATGGTTTAGGGGTCGAAAACTTAACTGGTAGTGGTGCCATTGCCAGTGCATATTCAAGGGCATACAAGGAAACATTTACTCTGACCTATGTCACAGGTAGAACTGTAGGGATCGGTGCTTATCTTGCACGTCTTGGTATGAGGTGCATACAAAGACTCGATCAGCCCATTATTCTCACTGGTTTTTCTGCTTTGAATAAGCTTCTAGGCCTGGAGGTGTACAGCTCCCACATGCAACTCGGTGGACCCAAAATTATGGCGACTAATGGGGTCGTTCATCTCACTGTCTCGGATGATCTTGAGGGGATATCATCCATTTTAAAGTGGTTAAGCTTTGTTCCTCCATATGCTGGTGGGCCACTTCCAATTTTGAATCCATTGGATCCTCCTGATAGGCCAGTTGAATATGTACCAGAGACGTCCTGTGATCCCAGAGCAGCTATTTGTGGTGTTATCGATGGTTCTGGGAAGTGGCTCGGAGGCATGTTTGATAGGGAAAGCTTTATTGAGACTCTGGAAGGCTGGGCAAGAACGGTTATCATTGGCCGTGCAAAACTTGGAGGAATTCCTGTGGGAATTGTTGCTGTTGAGACTCAAACTATGGTGCAAGTGATTCCTGCAGATCCTGGACAGCTTGATTCACATGAAAGAGTTGTTCCCCAAGCAGGGCAGGTTTGGTTTCCCGATTCTGCGTCTAAGACTGCTCAAGCCTTGATGGATTTTAACAGAGAAGAGCTGCCTCTCTTCATTCTTGCAAACTGGAGAGGATTTTCTGGTGGACAGAGGGACCTATTTGAAGGTATATTACAAGCTGGATCGACAATTGTTGAGAATCTTAGAACATACAAACAACCCGTTTTCATATACATACCCATGATGGGTGAGCTCCGTGGCGGTGCTTGGGTGGTTGTGGATGGTAAGATCAATCCAGACCATGTCGAAATGTATGCAGAACAAACAGCCAGAGGAAATGTCCTTGAGCCAGAAGGTTTGATCGAGATCAAATTTCGAAATAGAGAATTGCTGGAATGCATGGGTAGAATCGACCCTGGGCTAGTTACTCTAAAGACAAAACTTCTAGAATCCAGAACCACTGCCACACATGAAACTCTTGAAGATTTACATAAACGAATAAAAGCACGCGAAAAACAGCTTTTGCCACTGTACACTCAGATAGCTACAAAATTTGCGGAGCTGCATGATACTTCCCTTAGAATGGCTGCAAAAGGTGTTATCAAAGAAGTTGTAGAATGGAAAaaatctcgatctttcttctATAGAAGATTGCGCCGGAGAATTGTCGAGTTTGAATTGGTCAAGTCTCTTAGAGATGCTGCTGGCCAACAGCTCGATTATAAATCATCAATGGACATGATTAAGAATTGGTTCTCAAGATCACACATTTCAGGAGGGAAAGAAAGTTTGTGGATGGACGATGAAGCTTTCTTTTCATGGAAGGATGATTCAAGAAACTATGAAAAAGTACTACAGGACTTGCGTGTTCAAAAGATATTGATACGGTTGTCGAACATGGAAAACTCCCCAATGGATTTACGCGCACTACCTCAATGTCTTGCTGCATTCCTGAAAAAAAAA GTGGATCCATCAATCAAAGATAAATTGATTGATGAACTAAGAGAGGTGCTAGGTTAA